The Cervus canadensis isolate Bull #8, Minnesota chromosome X, ASM1932006v1, whole genome shotgun sequence genome contains a region encoding:
- the LOC122435555 gene encoding LOW QUALITY PROTEIN: coilin-like (The sequence of the model RefSeq protein was modified relative to this genomic sequence to represent the inferred CDS: inserted 1 base in 1 codon; substituted 1 base at 1 genomic stop codon), whose product MASAGLKLSKTVRLRLQFDYPPPGAPHCTSFWLLIDLNGCRVVTDLISLIRQRFGFSSGALLGLYLEGALLPPAEXRLVGDNDCLRVKLEERGVAESPVTISNGDNTRLLPRKAKKRAFKLDEDEETEPDYRNSKKHWKRHENSNSEKTLDLEPKAATEQSVGKKNKRKNKATCDVVEVDDGETEKKLPKKKEKREYKKHAKTPKSSKAQSVKEWTIQKCSPKALPARNSLVKANRKGGMVVLTKDSPDSSSESESYHESTSDAVSNVILEVRHSSQKISTDMSKDGSSVKTTAANXMAPKTGFTSAPVKGKTSRTSSSSSDSSSESDDQCAMPKSTPECTAEFLKTVGLFVGRNCPGPSSQVPNATGWKQSDPNSGRQVLCPPPNVTFPASLGRGWGRGEDLLSWKGARGRGMRGRGRGRGHAVPYVLFFFPYVLNRNADYQKQQQLNEMVTNSSTIIQNPIETHKKDYSLLPLLAAAPQVGEKIAFKLLELTSNYSPDVSDYKEGRILSHNLETEQVDIEILSSLPAMKEPGKFDLVYHNKNRAEVVEYAVTQEKRISVFWRELIDPRLIIESPSNT is encoded by the exons ctggtttaaaactcagcaagaCGGTTAGGCTACGGCTTCAATTCGATTACCCGCCGCCCGGCGCCCCGCACTGCACGTCTTTCTGGCTTCTCATCGACCTGAACGGATGCCGAGTCGTCACGGACCTCATTAGTCTGATCCGCCAGCGCTTCGGCTTCAGTTCCGGGGCCCTCCTGGGCCTCTACTTGGAGGGGGCGCTCTTGCCCCCCGCCG AGCGCCTGGTAGGAGACAACGACTGCCTCAGAGTTAAATTAGAAGAGAGAGGAGTTGCTGAGAGTCCTGTAACAATTAGTAATGGGGACAATACTCGTTTATTACCTAGAAAAGCAAAGAAGCGGGCATTTAAGTTGGACGAAGATGAAGAAACCGAACCAGATTACAGAAATTCAAAGAAGCATTGGAAGAGGCATGAGAACAGTAACAGTGAGAAGACCTTGGATCTAGAACCGAAAGCCGCCACAGAGCagagtgtggggaaaaaaaacaagaggaagaaCAAAGCCACGTGTGATGTGGTGGAGGTTGATGAtggagagactgaaaaaaaattgccaaagaagaaggagaaacGTGAATATAAAAAGCATGCCAAGACTCCCAAGTCTTCTAAAGCACAGTCTGTGAAAGAGTGGACCATCCAGAAGTGCAGCCCTAAAGCTCTTCCTGCTAGAAACAGCCTTGTGAAAGCCAACCGGAAAGGTGGCATGGTCGTCCTTACAAAAGACAGTCCTGATTCCTCCTCGGAGTCTGAGTCTTACCACGAATCAACTAGTGATGCTGTCAGCAACGTCATCTTGGAGGTCAGACATTCCTCACAGAAAATCTCGACTGACATGTCAAAAGACGGATCCTCTGTGAAAACCACAGCTGCAAACTAAATGGCTCCAAAAACTGGTTTTACCTCAGCCCCTGTCAAGGGCAAGACCTCCAGAACATCATCTTCTAGTTCAGACTCTAGTTCAGAGTCAGACGATCAATGCGCGATGCCAAAGAGCACCCCCGAGTGTACTGCAGAGTTCTTAAAGACTGTAGGCCTCTTTGTAGGAAGAAATTGTCCAGGGCCATCATCACAGGTTCCAAACGCCACTGGATGGAAGCAGTCGGACCCAAACAGTGGCAGACAGGTCCTGTGTCCCCCTCCCAACGTGACTTTCCCCGCCAGTTTGGGAAGAGGTTGGGGTAGAGGAGAGGACCTTCTTTCCTGGAAAGGAGCGAGGGGGCGGGGTATGCGGGGGAGAGGTCGAGGACGAGGGCATGCTGTtccctatgttttatttttttttccctatgttttaAATAGAAACGCCGACTATCAGAAGCAACAACAGTTGAATGAAATGGTGACAAATTCATCTACCATTATCCAGAATCCCATAGAGACACACAAGAAGGACTACAGTCTCTTACCATTGTTAGCAGCTGCCCCTCAAGTTGGAGAAAAGATTGCATTTAAGCTTTTGGAACTAACATCCAATTATTCTCCTGATGTCTCTGACTACAAGGAAGGAAGAATATTAAGCCATAACCTGGAGACCGAGCAAGTAGACATAGAAATTCTTTCATCCTTACCTGCCATGAAAGAACCTGGGAAATTTGATTTGGTTTATCACAACAAAAATAGAGCTGAGGTAGTGGAGTACGCTGTGACGCAGGAGAAAAGGATAAGCGTTTTTTGGAGAGAGTTAATAGATCCAAGACTGATTATCGAATCTCCGAGTAACACATAA